One window of the Cryptomeria japonica chromosome 7, Sugi_1.0, whole genome shotgun sequence genome contains the following:
- the LOC131037140 gene encoding transcription factor MYB4-like, producing MGRAPCCDKIGVKKGPWTPQEDQILIDFICRYGHGNWRALPKQAGLLRCGKSCRLRWINYLRPDVKRGNFSSEEEKAIIELHQRLGNRWSAIASRLPGRTDNEIKNIWNTHLKKRLLRMGIDPSDHRIKQNEFPASCFLQ from the exons ATGGGCCGAGCTCCCTGCTGTGATAAAATAGGGGTGAAGAAAGGTCCTTGGACTCCTCAAGAAGATCAGATACTCATTGATTTTATTTGCAGATATGGCCATGGGAACTGGCGTGCGCTTCCTAAGCAAGCAG GACTTTTAAGATGCGGCAAAAGCTGTCGTCTTCGGTGGATAAATTATCTCAGACCAGACGTTAAACGTGGGAATTTTAGTTCTGAAGAGGAGAAGGCTATTATTGAGCTTCATCAGCGTCTGGGAAACAG GTGGTCTGCTATTGCCTCACGCCTGCCTGGAAGAACAGATAATGAGATAAAGAACATCTGGAATACCCATTTGAAGAAGCGGCTTTTGCGAATGGGAATCGATCCT AGTGACCACAGAATTAAACAAAATGAATTTCCAGCTTCTTGTTTTCTCCAATAG
- the LOC131037139 gene encoding transcription factor MYB14-like translates to MGRAPCCDKIGVKKGPWNPQEDRILIDFICRNGHRNWRALPKQAGLLRCGKSCRLRWTNYLRPDIKRGNFSPEEEETIIELHQRLGNRWSTIASRLPGRTDNEIKNIWNTNLKKRLLRMGIDPVTHLAVCQAKSSFDYSEHSRATSPLIEKDNLALFKENASVGSPTRFSNFLDTFYDSQNLSSEILSSMSSIDNEVISGDSSSSSLDWLQSSCINSFEEPVGYTQQPPAIEDETFLFENQDLATEICRYEVLWEQGSNSNA, encoded by the exons ATGGGCCGAGCTCCCTGCTGTGATAAAATCGGGGTGAAGAAAGGTCCTTGGAATCCTCAAGAAGATCGGATACTCATTGATTTTATTTGCAGAAATGGCCATAGGAACTGGCGTGCGCTTCCTAAGCAAGCAG GGCTTTTGAGGTGCGGCAAAAGCTGTCGTCTTCGGTGGACTAATTATCTCAGACCAGACATTAAACGTGGGAATTTTAGTCCTGAAGAAGAGGAGACTATCATTGAGCTTCATCAGCGTCTGGGCAACAG GTGGTCTACTATTGCCTCACGCTTGCCTGGAAGAACAGATAATGAGATAAAGAACATCTGGAATACCAATTTGAAGAAGCGGCTTTTGCGAATGGGAATCGATCCTGTGACACATTTAGCTGTATGTCAAGCAAAATCTTCGTTTGATTACTCCGAGCACAGTAGGGCGACAAGCCCATTAATAGAGAAGGACAATTTAGCTTTATTTAAGGAAAATGCTTCGGTTGGTTCTCCCACCAGATTCTCTAATTTTCTCGATACATTCTATGATTCACAGAATCTGTCAAGCGAAATCCTTTCATCTATGAGTAGTATAGACAATGAGGTTATAAGtggggattcatcaagttcaagttTAGATTGGCTTCAATCCAGTTGCATAAATTCTTTTGAGGAACCAGTTGGATATACTCAACAGCCACCAGCTATTGAAGATGAGACATTTCTATTTGAAAACCAGGATCTTGCAACTGAAATTTGCAGATATGAAGTACTATGGGAGCAAGGCTCAAATAGCAACGCTTAG